The Setaria viridis chromosome 6, Setaria_viridis_v4.0, whole genome shotgun sequence genome includes the window cccttcccatCCATATGTTCTTGGTTTCTCCCTGTTTAGCACCAAACCTCACATCtctgcaaaaagaagaagatacaCATATTTACCTAACCTTCTCTCTAAGTTGCATTGCATCAGCCACTACACGGCCATCGCACATCGTTAATCCGTAGCGACGACCGAGAGGAAGGTACCCTCCTTACATTTtgttccttctccttcctcgagCATTTTTTCCTCGAATGAATGAATTCGTCGGAGCACTTTCCACTTCATCGCCCACTGTCGCTCCTCAACACCATGGCCATCTACCGCGCTACCACCAACCACTTCTGCCACCCCCACGACCAATGGCACCTCCGCTACCGAACTCGGCACCTCGCCACCCACCAAACTACTCTAGTGTCCTCCTCCCCCATCGCTGGCACAGGCCACTAGGCGCGTCCTTGCCGCCCGGCAacctgccaccaccaccaccagcagcacccaCCGCGCCCCAGGCTCCCACTCTAGTCTACGAAATCAACCTCTATAACCCTCCAACCTCTCGGATACCCTAACCCCTCTCTTCTTCTGATGTTGCATGCTTCCGGCAGCATCACGACAATGCGATGCGTCTAGGAATTGGTACTGCATGGCCTCACACAATCAAAGGACAAAGGTCATATTTGTCCCCATGTGCACGCAAGACTCTTCACGTACGTACCTGCATGATTTTCTATGCATTACGTTACAACTCACGCATTTTTTACCGCTTCCCCTCCTTTCCCCATCCTATCCGCTGAATTCACCCCCTCTAGCACCAAACCCTACCCTTAGCATTTCCCTCTCAAGAAAAAGCACACCATTACCGTGCCCGTTCGATGCAGATAGGAGGGCGTAGGCCGTGCCCGGCCTCATCAGCAATACAGAGTTACAGACACTGACCAGTGGGACCCATCCCATCAGTTttgaaaagggaaagaaaaaagtGGGGAGAGAAGCCAGACACACGGAACGAAGCGTCCAGGCCCCTAGCGGCGTTCGGACTGGCAGAGGAAGGAAAGCCCCCCACCAACCCAAGCCACGGCCGCCACCCGGCAGCCACAGCGCGAACCTCCGAGCTGCCGCCCACACACAGCCCACTGTGCTGATGCCTCCCCTGCACTTGTTGTAGACTTGTAGTGCAATAAAGCAGCGGAGTGAGAGAAACCCCCACGCCCCCTGCGCGTTTCGGTCTCGCCTCGGCCGCAACGCAACGAGGAAAACCCCAACCCCCCGGCGCCGTCGCCcacgcccccgcccccgcccccgccggcgcgccgTAGGGTTtccgtccccccccccccccccatcgcctcgccgacggcgatCACCGGCGCGCAAGGTACGCGCCTCTCTCCGCCCCGGCCCGTTCCGCCCCCCATTTCCGCGCTTCGTTGTCACGCCTcgttccgcgccgccgccattcgCGCAGGGCAGGGGCATTGTGGCGCTTCCTCTGCTCCTGGCCCCGGAACGCTCGCCCGCCCTCTCCGCGCGGGCGGGGCTCGCTTCTCCCGGAAAAAAAGGCCGCCTTTTTTTGGGTTCTTTGTTTGGTTCGCGGCGAGGGCTTTGTGAGCCCGTGCGCCCCCGCTGCCATCAGCGCGTGGTGGTTCTTGGTTTTGCGAGCCTTGTCGTGGGCTCAAAGGGGACGCTGGGTCACTCCGCCCCTGCTCTTGTGCTTGTGCCCGTCTGATGTCCAGGGTTGGGTTTCGTGCTTCTActggtgcgggcggcggcgaattCTTGGGGTTTTGATGGCGGCGCCGTGATCGCGGATTGCGACGTGGGTTTTGGGGGGCCTCGTTTGGGTGGGGATCCCCCGTTTGGATTTCTATTTCTGGTTCCCACGGTGATGCAGGGTTGTGTGATGTGTGGTGGACCTGCCTGCACGAATCGCGATAAGAAAAAGACTgccgggggggtggggggggtgggggactgttgtaataaattgttgattCTTTTGCTCGATTGCTGTGCCAGAAAGGTGCTCCGTTTCGATGGAATTCTGTGAAATGGATGCCCGATATATCATTGCATTTTCGATTCTTTAAAGGTTGTGTTTTTGCGCACGTGGTTGTCTGAGAAATATATGTGATTTCTGATTTGGGTGCTTCTTGCTGAATGCCTAGTGGAGGCCTGGGTGCACATCTCATACTAAATTATCCTCTGACTCAGAAACTGTTGAAGGTCGTTCTGTTGCAGGATTGCGTCTGCCTCAAATATTGTTTGTGATTTTGTTGCTTGTGGCAGAATGCCATGTGGATGAACATGCTCTGCTTTCTGATCTTCTGATTTTATGATTACACATTTCTGTTATGACTTTGCTGACTACTCTGTTTCCCTTTCCATTGTAAAGGCCGGGGTTTTGTTGACAGTGAGTGGCGGCTGCCTGTTGTTTGGCGATGGGGAAACTGCAAGCGGATGGTGATCAATCACCTGATGTCGCAGATATTGACATGATGGATTTCCTGAATTTGGATGGCGATGGAGAAGGTGACTCCCCCAGAAAGGACAGCACAAAAGGGGACCGGCAGCCTTCTGTCGATGCTGATGTGGATCAGTTTGCCATGGATGTAGATTTGGAAGGACTGCCATCTGTGCAAGATCAAGGGAAAGAAAAGCAGTCTGCTGCTATGGATGTCGATATAACAGGAATACCACCTGTGGAAGATGAAAGGCAGTCTTCTCTAGACCTAAGCACGTTAGTCCCAGTTGACTTCAATGTTGCAAGCCTGGAGAAATTTTGCAATGAAGCGTCAAGATCATTCTTCAGTGAGACTGGACTGGTTAGCCACCAGATAAATTCGTATAACGATTTTGTCTCTCATGGGCTCCAGGATCTCCTTGATTCTTTTGGGGAAGTTACTGTAGAGCCTGATTATGACCCTTCAAATAAACCTTCAAATAAAGATGGTGCTTGGAAACATGCAACTATCAAATTTGGTAAAGTTAAACTTGAGGAGCCAGTGTTCAGGGTTGAAAACAGTGATCTTGAAGTGCAAGATCTCAAGTTGAAGCCTAGACATGCTCTCCTCCAGAAGATGACATATTCATCCAGGATGAATGTAGAAATAACTGTTCAGGTCAGGATGCTCCTAGTTCCCCTGTTCATGTTACATATCAAGTAACAAAGTAGGGGTGAAGTACATTGTACTTGGTTGGAAAGAACTTCACTATAAAGAAATGGAAATGAAATATTATGTCATAGAAAGTTCAAAAAAATCATTCCAGCCATTCCAAATAGCTATCTTATTTTCATCACTAGTATGGATGTTAGTGTAATGATTTCAGCAATTCTggaattgcattttttttaatttcacaAATGGCATGGAAGTTAGCAAGGCTAAGCTCCTTCTGGAGCTCATGTTTAACTTTGCTTTTAATGGCACAACAGCCATAACAATGTCAATTATGATTTCCCCATTACCTTGCCTGCAAAACTTATATAGACTCTGCATTGGGTGTTGCTACTGCACTATATCTTGGCATTCTATTTGTAGTATGGCCATGTTGAACTTAAGGAAACAAAACCACTTAGTTTCCTCTCTTTGTGTCCTGAGCAGCATATGTGATTTAAAATTACTCTCATATGTATTCAAGTTATAACCTTGATATTTGTATCAATAAGATTTTAGCTGATATTTTACCACCTGATCAGTTAGTGTTTTGTCTTTATCAGGTTTATACAGTCGACAAAATTGATAAAGCCAAAACTGGTAATGCTATGCATGTTTCTAGAAGAGATATAATGAAAGAAACTAAACAGGTCAGCATTGGAATGTTACCCGTCATGGTGAAGTCAAATTTGTGCTGGCTGCATAAACTTCAGGAAAGTGAGTGTCAGTTTGATTCTGGTGGCTACTTTTTGATCAAAGGGACGGAAAAGGTACTGCCTCACATGATCCGTTCTGTTCGTTGAGTTCTCAGAAAATGCATTCACAAAGATCGTTACATTATGCATTCTTATGGATTTCAATGGCACTTTGAATATAATATATGTCAGGTGAGACGTGcaatataaaatatatttagAAGGAGTGAAGAACATAAAAAGTTTATCACTCATATAATATGAGCGACTACTCTTTATGGTGTTGCTATGCAATTGCACTAAATGTATAGTACATTGATCACCTTTCCTGAATAGTTTAAGCTTCGGCCTTTCGTGAACTTGTTAGTGCATGAAACTTAATATGATGCCAGAGCCAAAGGCCTTGCATTTGAGACCTGGCTGTTGCGATTTTCACAAAAGGTAACTGCAGCTCACTTCTATCTAGTCCGCACCATAGGCTTGAGTGAACCTAACCAAGAGGGAAGTTAAGTATATTTGCTTACCTTTCCCAATACTTAAGGGAAGGTAGGCTGGAAGGGATAGATGAGTGGAGACTGTCCCATTCCATACATATGTTTCGTGAAAAATTCAGTTTAACTTAAATGGAACTTGTGAATTCCTGGTAAGTGTTGATACATACTGTAAGCATAGCGCGAAGTTCAACTGAAATATTTATGTTGTAGCCTAGTAGATCAATGAACCATAGTTATGCGTGGAAATTATACTTGACAAGAAATTGTGAAACTGACATTAGCATTGAAGATTAGAAAGTTGTTACCTATGTGATTTTAATTATTAAAAATGTTTGATACCTCATTATGTTTGATTTCTTCCAATTCTGTAGGTATTCATTGCTGAAGAGCAGAGATGTTTATCCAGGATTTGGATCTCAGATCGACCCAGCTTGGATGCAAGTTACCTGAGTGTAATCAAACGAGAAAAGATCCATGTAAAACTTGTTCAGTCTAAAAGGAATGAAAACCGCAAAGTCATCAACATTTCCTTTCTGGGTGCGGTTATGCCAATCTGGGTAGTGTTTTTTGCACTAGGTGTGTCATCAGATAAGGAAGCTTTTGATATGATTGATATACAGGACTGTGATGCTTCTTTGCTCAACATAATATCATCAACTGTGAAAGAATCTCATGAAGAATGTGAAGGCTTTCGCGCTCCCGGTAGAGCTCGTCAGTATGTTGATAAGCTGATCAGAAAAACAAAGTTTCCACCAGAAGAATCCTTTGATGAATATGTTTCCAAGTATATGTTTCCTGATGTCAAAGGGACTAGGAGCAAGGCAATTTTCTTGGGCTACATGGTCAAATGCCTGCTAATGGCTTACTCTGGCAATCGAAAATGTGATAATAAGGATGATTTCCGTAACAAGAGGCTAGATCTTGCCTGCCAGTTGCTTCGGAGAGAAATCTGGTTGCATATTAATTCTATACAAAGACGCATGGTTAAGCTCATGCAGAGAGATTTGAGCTCTGATGGGAACTTACAAGATCTTAGGCGTTATGTGGATGCATCAATTGTTACCAATGGTTTGAACCGGGCTTTCTCCACTGGTTCCTGGCGGCATCCTTATAAATCAGAAAGGTGTTCAGGGGTTGTAGCAACCCTTCGGAGAGCAAATCCACTTCAAATGATGTCTGACTTGAGGAAGACTCGACAGTGGTTTGCATATTCTGGAACAACTGGAGATGCGAGATATCCGTAAGTTTCCTGTGTCCTTCCTACAATATTCGATGCATACCTTCTCTCTACCTTTCCTAATATCCCCGTGCAAACTGACTTTCCTTTTGCAGGAATCCATCCTACTGGGGAAAATTGTGTTTTTTGTCCACCCCTGATGGTGAAAAATGTGGATTCGTGAAAAACCTTGCTGTTACTGCTATGGTTAGCTCTGCAGTGAAGAAACAACTGTGCATTGATACATTTGTTTCTTGTGGAATGAAGAAACTGGATGATAAAATTCCTCTACAAGATATTTCTGGGAAAGACAGGATTTTCTTGAATGGGAACCTGCTTGGAGTGTGTGCAGACCCAGGCGATTTGGTTTCACGTTTAAGAAGCTTGAGGCGTAGCAAACTAATTGAGCCACAGGTTGCTTAGTTTCCAGATCTTCTAAACTGATTCTCAATATCTCAGTTTTCAGATACCGGATCATGTTTTGCTTCCATTCATGATGTTTGAAAACTTTCTCTGAAACCTTGTGTTGTCATGGCTCACAAGTCCTGCCATGATAGGTTTTGCCGCTTAATAAGTCCTTGAATACTGAAAATTATTTCTTCGGTATAGTTGTGCTCCTTCATCATCTCTGCTGACTTAAAATTTGCGAAGAATATTAACAGCTAACCTTTGAAATTGTATGTATTTTAACTATCTCGTGATGAGTCATTGGTACTATTCCAGTCTTCTCTTGCTTGTTAGTTTTCCTTTACCTGGTACTTCTGAAATTTCATGCTAATGAAATTATGAACTTCTCTTGCTTT containing:
- the LOC117859914 gene encoding DNA-directed RNA polymerase D subunit 2b codes for the protein MGKLQADGDQSPDVADIDMMDFLNLDGDGEGDSPRKDSTKGDRQPSVDADVDQFAMDVDLEGLPSVQDQGKEKQSAAMDVDITGIPPVEDERQSSLDLSTLVPVDFNVASLEKFCNEASRSFFSETGLVSHQINSYNDFVSHGLQDLLDSFGEVTVEPDYDPSNKPSNKDGAWKHATIKFGKVKLEEPVFRVENSDLEVQDLKLKPRHALLQKMTYSSRMNVEITVQVYTVDKIDKAKTGNAMHVSRRDIMKETKQVSIGMLPVMVKSNLCWLHKLQESECQFDSGGYFLIKGTEKVFIAEEQRCLSRIWISDRPSLDASYLSVIKREKIHVKLVQSKRNENRKVINISFLGAVMPIWVVFFALGVSSDKEAFDMIDIQDCDASLLNIISSTVKESHEECEGFRAPGRARQYVDKLIRKTKFPPEESFDEYVSKYMFPDVKGTRSKAIFLGYMVKCLLMAYSGNRKCDNKDDFRNKRLDLACQLLRREIWLHINSIQRRMVKLMQRDLSSDGNLQDLRRYVDASIVTNGLNRAFSTGSWRHPYKSERCSGVVATLRRANPLQMMSDLRKTRQWFAYSGTTGDARYPNPSYWGKLCFLSTPDGEKCGFVKNLAVTAMVSSAVKKQLCIDTFVSCGMKKLDDKIPLQDISGKDRIFLNGNLLGVCADPGDLVSRLRSLRRSKLIEPQVEIKRDRHHKEIRVFSDPGRILRPLLVVENLRRITRPKAGLYSFQELMHQNIIELIGVEEEEDIRCAPGIRHLFTREKEEGPSDYTHCELDPSFLLGLSCSLIPFANHDNARRVLMQAEKLSQQAIGYLPTNSRSRFDTLSQIFYPQRPLFKTVVADCLGKPDYSFGRKGDFTTPEYFNGQNAIVSVNVHQGFNQEDSLVLNRASLERGMFRTLHFKSYKAHVENKEITRRLKHKEKISFGKVQSKRGKVDSLDNEGLPYVGASLQSGDIVIGKVTESGEDHSLKLMHTEKGMVEKVLLSANDDGMNFATVTLRQSRSPCVGDKFASMHGQKGVVGLLDSQENFPFTCQGIVPDIVINPHGFPTRQTPGQLLEAALGKGIALGGKVRYATPFTTPSVDVITEQLHKAGFSMWGGESVLNGQTGERMKSLVFIGPTFYQRLIHMSEDKVKFRNTGPVHPLTRQPVEDKKRFGGVKFGEMERDCLLGHGAAASLHERLFMLSDFSQMHICQACERVANVIMRPDDCGKKVHGPYCLFCRSAERIVRINVPYGAKLLYQELFSMGICLKFETEVR